The following coding sequences lie in one Agrobacterium vitis genomic window:
- a CDS encoding WGR domain-containing protein → MGQNHLAHFGIVQQRRFIKALNQSSRIDSEKSLDAAPRGNNNAVMEKDAKDLVHLHRIDTTQNMRRFYLLAIQPTLFGGASVIRNWGRIGSGGQTMIETFDRQEDADLAVSHLERTKKRRGYSEVNRTE, encoded by the coding sequence ATGGGACAAAACCACCTGGCCCATTTCGGTATTGTCCAACAGCGGCGGTTCATAAAGGCTTTGAATCAATCAAGCCGTATCGATTCAGAAAAGTCGTTGGACGCAGCTCCAAGAGGAAACAACAATGCGGTCATGGAAAAAGACGCGAAAGACCTGGTTCATCTTCACCGCATTGACACGACGCAGAACATGCGACGCTTCTACTTGCTTGCAATCCAGCCAACACTGTTTGGTGGCGCATCAGTTATTCGCAACTGGGGCCGGATCGGCTCAGGCGGCCAGACGATGATTGAAACCTTCGATCGCCAGGAAGACGCGGATTTGGCCGTTTCCCACCTGGAGCGCACAAAGAAACGACGGGGTTATTCCGAGGTCAATCGCACTGAATAG
- the traG gene encoding Ti-type conjugative transfer system protein TraG, giving the protein MTVNRLLLFVLPAAIMLAALVMTSGMEHRLAEFGSSAQAKLMLGRTGLALPYIAVAATGVVALFAANGSANIKTAGLSVLAGNGAAIVIAIIPETIRLTGIASSVPAGQSVLTYADPATMVGAGVAFVSAMFALRVAIKGNAAFAQTGPKRVGGKRAVHGEADWMKLQEAAKLFPEPGGIVIGERYRVDKDSVATMPFRADDPQSWGAGGKSPLLCFDGSFGSSHGIVFAGSGGFKTTSVTIPTALKWGGGLVVLDPSSEVAPIVVDHRRKAGRKVIVLDPTLQGVGFNALDWIGRHGNTKEEDIVAVATWIMTDNARTASARDDFFRASAMQLLTALIADVCLSGHTDEKNQTLRRVRANLSEPEPKLRGRLTEIYEQSESDFVKENVAVFVNMTPETFSGVYANAVKETHWLSYPNYAGLVSGDSFSTDDLSEGGTDIFIALDMKVLEAHPGLARVVIGSLLNAIYNRNGDVNGRTLFLLDEVARLGYLRILETARDAGRKYGITLTLIFQSLGQMREAYGGRDATSKWFESASWISFAAINDPDTADYISKRCGDTTVEVDQTNRSSGMKGSSRSRSKQLSRRPLILPHEVLRMRSDEQIVFTAGNAPLRCGRAIWFRREDMKACVGENRFHHPHTATTSIAVPKVTKSDED; this is encoded by the coding sequence ATGACGGTGAATAGGCTTTTGCTGTTCGTCTTGCCAGCGGCAATCATGCTTGCCGCGTTGGTCATGACATCCGGAATGGAACATCGGCTGGCGGAGTTCGGCTCATCCGCCCAGGCAAAGCTGATGCTGGGACGAACAGGCCTTGCCCTCCCCTACATCGCGGTCGCCGCAACTGGTGTCGTTGCGTTGTTCGCGGCAAATGGATCAGCCAACATCAAGACGGCGGGTCTGAGCGTCCTTGCCGGAAACGGCGCGGCGATCGTTATCGCGATCATACCCGAGACGATCCGCCTGACCGGCATCGCGAGCAGCGTACCGGCAGGACAATCGGTTCTCACCTATGCCGATCCAGCGACAATGGTCGGTGCAGGCGTCGCCTTTGTCAGTGCAATGTTTGCGCTGCGCGTCGCGATCAAGGGCAACGCCGCTTTTGCTCAAACCGGACCTAAGCGGGTCGGCGGAAAGCGGGCAGTGCATGGGGAAGCCGACTGGATGAAGTTGCAGGAGGCGGCAAAGCTCTTTCCAGAACCCGGCGGCATCGTCATTGGCGAGCGATATCGAGTCGACAAGGACAGCGTGGCTACTATGCCTTTTCGAGCCGATGACCCGCAGAGCTGGGGTGCCGGAGGCAAGTCACCGCTGCTCTGCTTCGATGGCTCGTTCGGCTCCTCGCACGGTATCGTTTTTGCCGGCTCCGGTGGCTTCAAGACGACGTCGGTAACAATCCCGACCGCGCTCAAATGGGGTGGTGGACTGGTTGTGCTTGATCCGTCCAGCGAGGTCGCACCGATAGTCGTCGATCACAGACGCAAGGCTGGGCGGAAGGTGATTGTGCTGGATCCCACCCTGCAGGGAGTGGGCTTCAACGCGCTCGACTGGATCGGTCGTCACGGCAATACGAAGGAAGAAGATATCGTCGCCGTCGCCACCTGGATCATGACCGACAATGCACGCACAGCATCCGCCCGCGACGATTTCTTTCGCGCCTCGGCCATGCAGCTTCTGACCGCACTCATCGCCGACGTTTGTCTGTCCGGTCACACGGACGAGAAGAACCAGACACTGCGCCGTGTCCGGGCCAATCTCTCCGAACCAGAGCCCAAGCTGCGGGGACGGTTGACCGAGATCTATGAGCAATCGGAATCCGACTTCGTCAAGGAGAACGTCGCTGTCTTCGTCAACATGACGCCGGAAACGTTTTCCGGTGTCTACGCGAACGCGGTGAAGGAGACACACTGGCTGTCCTATCCGAACTATGCCGGTCTTGTGTCGGGCGATAGTTTCTCAACCGACGATCTCTCCGAGGGCGGAACGGACATCTTCATCGCACTTGATATGAAGGTGCTGGAAGCGCATCCCGGCCTGGCGCGTGTCGTCATCGGCTCGCTGCTCAACGCCATTTACAATCGCAATGGTGATGTGAATGGGCGCACGCTCTTCCTGCTCGATGAAGTGGCTCGTCTCGGATACCTGCGCATCCTTGAAACTGCCCGCGATGCAGGTCGTAAATACGGCATCACGCTGACGCTGATCTTCCAGTCGCTGGGCCAGATGCGCGAGGCTTATGGGGGTCGGGACGCGACGTCCAAATGGTTCGAATCCGCGTCGTGGATATCATTTGCGGCGATCAATGATCCTGATACTGCAGACTACATCTCGAAGCGATGTGGCGACACCACGGTTGAGGTCGACCAAACCAATCGCTCCTCCGGAATGAAGGGATCGTCACGGTCGCGATCAAAGCAGCTCAGCCGCCGGCCGTTGATCCTGCCGCATGAGGTTCTGCGCATGCGCAGCGACGAGCAAATCGTCTTTACTGCTGGCAATGCACCGCTACGCTGCGGGCGCGCCATCTGGTTTCGACGCGAAGACATGAAAGCCTGCGTTGGAGAGAATAGGTTCCACCACCCCCATACGGCAACAACGTCCATTGCCGTACCCAAAGTTACGAAGTCGGATGAAGACTGA
- the traD gene encoding type IV conjugative transfer system coupling protein TraD, producing the protein MAKGMTTEARKKDTREKIELGGLIVKAGLRYEQRALLLGVLIDASKRIKGNEAERSRLTSIGVEAFGNDGE; encoded by the coding sequence ATGGCAAAGGGAATGACGACCGAGGCGCGCAAAAAGGACACGCGCGAAAAGATCGAGCTCGGTGGCCTGATCGTGAAAGCGGGCTTGCGCTATGAACAGCGGGCGCTGCTGCTCGGTGTTCTGATCGATGCGAGCAAAAGGATCAAGGGCAATGAGGCGGAGCGATCGCGCCTGACGTCCATCGGCGTGGAGGCGTTTGGCAATGACGGTGAATAG
- a CDS encoding TraC family protein, which produces MKKPSSKIREEIARLQDQLRAAETREAELQAAFEEIAGRFHGGKGPTTGKENGRGEKPDRDARPSLASGADAGGPGEA; this is translated from the coding sequence ATGAAGAAGCCGTCATCGAAGATCAGGGAAGAAATCGCCAGATTACAGGACCAGCTGAGAGCGGCTGAAACACGCGAGGCAGAGCTTCAAGCTGCCTTTGAGGAAATTGCCGGGCGGTTTCACGGAGGCAAAGGACCGACGACCGGAAAAGAGAATGGGCGTGGTGAAAAGCCAGATCGCGACGCACGCCCGTCGCTCGCGTCTGGCGCGGATGCGGGCGGGCCTGGTGAGGCTTGA
- the traA gene encoding Ti-type conjugative transfer relaxase TraA encodes MAIAHFSASIISRGDGRSAVLSAAYRHCAKMDYEREARTIDYTRKHGLLHEEFVLPVDAPKWVRSLIADRSVSGAVEAFWNKVEAFEKRSDAQLARDLTIALPLELTPEQNIALVRDFVEKHILAKGMVADWVYHDNPGNPHIHLMTTLRPLTENGFGAKKVAVTGEDGQPVRTKSGKILYELWAGSTEDFNVLRDGWFERQNHHLALSGIDLRVDGRSYEKQGIDLEPTIHLGVGAKAVERKAESHGVRPQLERIELNEQRRSENTRRILRRPEIVLDLITREKSVFDERDVAKVLHRYIDDPGMFQQLMARIIQSPDVLRLQRDTIDFTTGDNVTARYTTRGMITLEATMARQAIWLSNREGRAVSGTVLDATFRRHERLSDEQRTAIEHIAGPARIAAVVGRAGAGKTTMMKAAREAGELAGYRVVGGALAGKAAEGLEKEAGIQSRTLASWELRWGRGRDVLDDRCVFVMDEAGMVASRQMAGFVDAVVKAGAKIVLVGDPEQLQPIEAGAAFRAIVDRVGYAELETIYRQREDWMRHASLDFARGNVARALSAYQSEGKVLGSTLKAEAADHLISDWYRDYDPAKSTLILAHLRRDVGMLNGMARDKLVESGFIGEGHAFRTADGIRHFDVGDQIVFLKNEGSLGVKNGMIGHVIEAAPNRIVAVVGEGDQRRQVTVEQRFYSNIDHGYATTIHKSQGATVDRVKVLASLSLDRHLTYVAMTRHREDLQLYYGTRSFAFNGGLAKVLSRKNAKETTLDYERGNLYREALRYAENRGLNIVQVARTLLRDQLDWTLRQKTRLADLAQRLRAIGERFGLQQSPKTQAMKETAPMVAGIKTFSSSVADTAEQKLDTDPALKKQWEEVSTRFVYVYADPETAFRAMNFDAALADKDSARQVLQKLEAEPAFIGPLKGKTGIVASKADREDRRVAELNVPALKRDLEHYLMMRETAVQRLQADEQVLRQRISIDIPALSQAAHVVLERVRDAIDRNDLPAAMAYALSNHETKLEIDGFNQAVTQRFGERTLLTNAAREPSGKIFDTLSNGMEPEQKERLKEAWPVMRTAQQLSAHERTVQSLKQSEDLRLIQRQNPVLKQ; translated from the coding sequence GTGGCCATCGCCCATTTCTCAGCCAGCATCATCAGCCGTGGCGACGGCCGCAGTGCCGTGCTGTCTGCGGCCTACCGGCATTGCGCGAAAATGGACTATGAGCGCGAGGCCCGCACCATTGATTATACCCGTAAACATGGCCTCTTGCATGAGGAGTTCGTCCTCCCCGTAGATGCCCCGAAATGGGTCCGCTCCCTTATTGCTGATCGCTCTGTATCGGGAGCGGTCGAGGCCTTCTGGAACAAGGTCGAGGCCTTCGAGAAGCGCTCCGATGCGCAGCTCGCGCGGGACCTGACCATCGCACTTCCGCTGGAGCTCACCCCGGAGCAGAATATCGCGCTGGTACGCGACTTCGTGGAAAAGCACATCCTTGCCAAGGGCATGGTGGCCGACTGGGTTTACCACGATAATCCCGGCAATCCGCACATCCATTTGATGACCACATTGCGCCCGCTCACCGAAAATGGGTTTGGGGCAAAGAAGGTCGCGGTCACAGGTGAGGATGGCCAGCCGGTCCGTACAAAATCCGGCAAGATCCTCTACGAACTCTGGGCTGGTTCGACGGAAGATTTCAATGTCCTGCGCGATGGATGGTTCGAACGCCAGAACCATCACTTGGCGCTCAGTGGTATAGATCTTCGTGTCGATGGCCGCTCCTACGAGAAGCAGGGCATAGACCTGGAGCCGACCATCCATCTCGGCGTCGGCGCAAAAGCGGTCGAGCGCAAGGCCGAAAGCCATGGCGTGCGTCCGCAGCTCGAGCGGATCGAGCTGAATGAGCAGCGTCGAAGCGAGAACACCCGTCGAATTCTGCGACGCCCAGAGATCGTCCTCGACCTGATCACTCGGGAGAAGAGCGTCTTTGATGAGCGAGATGTCGCCAAGGTGCTGCATCGCTATATCGACGATCCCGGCATGTTTCAGCAGTTGATGGCGCGCATCATCCAGAGCCCGGATGTGCTCCGGTTGCAGCGCGATACGATCGACTTCACTACTGGCGACAACGTGACGGCCCGCTACACCACCCGGGGGATGATCACGCTGGAGGCAACGATGGCGCGGCAGGCCATTTGGTTGTCAAACCGAGAGGGTCGTGCCGTCTCTGGCACTGTGCTGGATGCGACGTTTAGGCGGCATGAGCGTCTGTCGGACGAGCAACGCACTGCAATTGAACACATTGCCGGTCCGGCCCGGATCGCTGCCGTGGTTGGCCGTGCGGGCGCTGGCAAGACCACGATGATGAAGGCAGCGCGGGAGGCTGGGGAACTGGCCGGATATCGTGTGGTCGGCGGGGCACTGGCTGGCAAAGCGGCTGAGGGTCTGGAGAAGGAGGCTGGCATTCAGAGCCGCACGCTTGCGTCCTGGGAGCTGCGTTGGGGCCGAGGCCGTGATGTACTTGACGACAGATGCGTGTTCGTGATGGATGAGGCTGGCATGGTCGCCTCAAGGCAGATGGCGGGCTTTGTCGATGCCGTGGTCAAGGCAGGGGCAAAGATCGTGCTGGTCGGCGATCCAGAGCAGCTTCAGCCGATCGAGGCGGGGGCCGCCTTTCGGGCCATCGTCGACCGCGTCGGATACGCCGAGCTGGAGACGATCTATCGCCAGCGCGAAGACTGGATGCGGCATGCCTCGCTTGATTTCGCGCGTGGCAATGTCGCTCGGGCGCTGTCTGCCTACCAGAGCGAAGGCAAGGTGCTTGGGTCGACGCTGAAAGCCGAAGCCGCCGACCATCTGATTTCCGACTGGTACCGTGATTACGACCCTGCGAAGTCCACGTTAATCCTCGCTCACCTGCGCCGTGACGTGGGCATGTTAAACGGCATGGCGCGTGACAAGCTGGTCGAAAGCGGCTTCATCGGTGAAGGCCATGCCTTTAGAACTGCCGACGGCATCCGCCATTTTGACGTAGGTGATCAGATCGTCTTTCTGAAGAACGAAGGATCGCTCGGCGTCAAGAATGGCATGATCGGTCATGTCATCGAAGCGGCGCCGAACCGGATCGTCGCTGTCGTTGGAGAAGGCGATCAGCGCCGCCAGGTGACGGTCGAACAGCGCTTCTACAGCAATATCGATCATGGCTACGCGACAACGATCCACAAAAGCCAGGGAGCGACCGTCGACCGGGTGAAGGTGCTGGCTTCGCTGTCGCTCGATCGTCATCTGACCTATGTGGCGATGACCCGCCACCGCGAGGATTTGCAGCTTTATTACGGGACGCGATCCTTTGCCTTCAATGGTGGTCTCGCCAAGGTTCTTTCTCGCAAAAACGCCAAGGAAACCACACTCGATTACGAGCGTGGAAACCTCTATCGCGAGGCACTGCGGTATGCAGAAAACCGTGGTCTCAACATCGTCCAGGTAGCGCGTACGCTGCTGCGCGACCAACTCGACTGGACACTACGCCAAAAAACCAGACTTGCCGATCTTGCTCAGAGGCTTCGTGCAATCGGTGAGCGCTTTGGCCTCCAACAATCCCCGAAAACCCAAGCGATGAAGGAGACAGCACCTATGGTCGCAGGCATCAAGACATTTTCCAGTTCCGTCGCCGATACGGCGGAGCAAAAGCTCGACACTGATCCAGCGCTCAAGAAACAATGGGAAGAGGTCTCGACCCGCTTTGTTTACGTCTATGCCGATCCCGAGACTGCCTTCCGGGCGATGAACTTCGATGCAGCGCTGGCCGATAAAGATAGCGCCCGCCAAGTGCTTCAAAAGCTTGAAGCAGAGCCGGCATTCATCGGACCATTGAAGGGTAAGACCGGCATTGTCGCCAGTAAGGCCGACCGCGAGGACCGTCGCGTCGCAGAACTGAACGTCCCCGCCCTGAAGCGCGATCTTGAGCACTATCTGATGATGCGCGAGACTGCCGTGCAGCGGCTACAGGCTGACGAGCAGGTATTGCGCCAGCGCATATCGATCGACATTCCAGCGTTGTCGCAGGCGGCACATGTGGTGCTGGAGCGCGTGCGCGATGCGATTGACCGTAACGATCTGCCAGCGGCCATGGCGTATGCGCTCAGCAATCATGAAACCAAGCTGGAAATCGACGGGTTCAACCAGGCCGTCACCCAGCGATTTGGGGAACGCACGCTGCTGACAAATGCCGCGCGCGAACCGTCCGGCAAGATTTTCGACACGCTCTCAAACGGAATGGAGCCAGAGCAGAAAGAGCGTCTGAAGGAAGCCTGGCCGGTGATGCGCACAGCCCAACAGCTTAGCGCTCATGAGCGTACCGTGCAGTCGTTGAAGCAATCCGAAGACCTGCGTCTCATCCAGCGCCAGAACCCGGTGCTGAAGCAATGA
- the traF gene encoding conjugative transfer signal peptidase TraF, producing the protein MRRRQLLLSLAGVGVVISSLVATGWIGGYRLNLTPSEPLGLWRIQALYRDVAVGDLVFVCPPATATFEEAWQRGYLRRGLCASGFAPLIKTVAALPGQHVVIGETIEVDGVPLGASRLRKSDGQRRAIVPYSGGVVPRGYLFLHSSLESSYDSRYFGPIPDSGLLGLAKPILTFDP; encoded by the coding sequence ATGAGGCGGCGGCAGCTACTCTTGTCTCTGGCGGGTGTCGGCGTGGTCATCTCCAGTCTTGTCGCGACCGGGTGGATTGGCGGCTATCGACTGAACCTGACGCCAAGCGAGCCACTCGGGCTGTGGCGCATCCAGGCGCTTTACCGCGACGTCGCGGTCGGAGATCTCGTGTTCGTCTGCCCGCCGGCTACAGCCACATTCGAAGAGGCATGGCAGCGCGGCTATCTCCGGCGCGGACTGTGTGCCAGCGGCTTTGCACCGCTCATCAAGACTGTTGCAGCACTCCCCGGCCAGCACGTCGTCATTGGCGAAACGATCGAAGTCGATGGCGTGCCGCTCGGCGCATCCCGCCTCCGAAAAAGTGATGGGCAACGGCGGGCGATCGTCCCGTATTCCGGTGGTGTCGTGCCGCGGGGGTACCTGTTTCTCCACTCATCCCTTGAGAGCTCCTATGACTCACGATATTTTGGACCGATCCCCGATAGCGGGCTCCTCGGGCTTGCCAAGCCGATCCTCACGTTTGATCCCTGA
- a CDS encoding conjugal transfer protein TraB → MIPDSWRGPVLVGLSIMVGTVGWSGNIMTLPVGMLFPLLWGQSPSRLVAAAVSAGYFLAASRGLPQGVANFYAADLWPGLLLWAVASLAFVVVHAVLWARQTERVRAVRYVVAMVLMALPPFGIIGWAHPLTAAGILFPGWGWFGLCATAILLVVMTGRRWKIGVAALVGLYAWSATNWTQLKVPDRWKGVDLALGQKLGRDNSLTYQRSLIVTARAMAGEKARFVVLPESALGFWTPTVARLWQDGLQESGVTVIAGAAVIDATGYDNVMVAISASDARVLYRERMPVPVSMWQPWLDWTGQGGGARADLLRNPTVDIDGQKIAPLICYEQLILWPVLQSMLHSPDIIVATGNGWWTDGTSIVAIQKAGVTAWGRLFGVPVIMAFNT, encoded by the coding sequence TTGATCCCTGACAGCTGGCGCGGACCGGTCCTGGTCGGGCTGTCGATCATGGTGGGGACGGTCGGCTGGAGCGGAAACATCATGACCTTGCCGGTCGGGATGCTGTTCCCGCTACTCTGGGGGCAATCGCCGTCACGTTTGGTCGCTGCTGCCGTCTCAGCTGGTTACTTCCTCGCCGCTTCCCGCGGCTTGCCCCAGGGCGTCGCCAATTTCTACGCCGCTGATCTTTGGCCCGGCCTGCTACTTTGGGCGGTTGCCTCGCTTGCTTTCGTCGTCGTGCATGCCGTCCTATGGGCAAGGCAAACGGAAAGGGTACGGGCGGTACGTTATGTGGTGGCCATGGTGCTGATGGCTCTGCCGCCATTTGGGATCATTGGCTGGGCGCATCCATTGACCGCGGCCGGCATCCTGTTTCCAGGATGGGGATGGTTTGGTCTCTGCGCAACCGCGATCCTGTTGGTCGTCATGACCGGTCGAAGGTGGAAAATCGGGGTCGCTGCCCTGGTGGGACTGTACGCCTGGTCCGCCACGAACTGGACGCAGCTCAAGGTACCAGACAGATGGAAAGGGGTCGATCTCGCGCTCGGGCAAAAACTCGGTCGTGACAACTCGCTCACCTACCAACGCAGTCTGATCGTAACCGCACGTGCGATGGCGGGCGAGAAGGCTCGTTTCGTCGTTTTGCCGGAGAGTGCGCTCGGCTTTTGGACGCCGACCGTAGCACGTCTCTGGCAGGATGGCTTGCAGGAATCCGGCGTCACCGTGATCGCCGGTGCAGCGGTCATCGATGCGACCGGTTATGACAACGTCATGGTGGCTATCTCTGCCAGCGACGCCCGTGTTCTCTATCGAGAGCGGATGCCGGTCCCGGTCTCCATGTGGCAGCCGTGGCTCGATTGGACAGGGCAGGGTGGAGGCGCACGCGCTGACCTTTTACGAAATCCGACCGTCGATATCGACGGCCAGAAGATCGCTCCGCTGATCTGTTACGAACAACTCATCCTCTGGCCGGTTCTGCAATCGATGCTGCATTCGCCTGATATCATCGTCGCCACAGGCAACGGATGGTGGACTGACGGCACCTCGATCGTTGCCATCCAGAAAGCAGGCGTGACTGCCTGGGGCAGGCTGTTCGGCGTGCCCGTCATCATGGCATTCAACACATAG
- a CDS encoding TraH family protein: MVDAALIQQCADPALKPAIVEQFIERAGSQDPLFITVRSGSRAILAPKPATPDDALTLIRNNLGRNTVRVGLTQYPAGLGILEAGQLKPDLVDACTNISMGTALFAKVYRIVTKWYGNPTNNDVLPQVLDDAIMAWETGYFEGVAVFRAPDPKDIKLLEPIQNWPPEQATDDVNHQRQGHEQSQMSDADAENDPNRAEIRVDLSGIGRSR; the protein is encoded by the coding sequence ATGGTCGATGCTGCCCTTATCCAGCAATGCGCCGATCCTGCTCTAAAACCCGCAATCGTCGAGCAGTTCATCGAACGGGCAGGGTCCCAGGATCCACTCTTTATTACGGTTCGCTCTGGGAGCCGAGCCATTCTGGCACCTAAGCCCGCGACACCGGATGATGCCCTGACGCTGATCCGTAACAACCTCGGCCGCAACACCGTGCGCGTTGGGCTAACTCAATATCCCGCCGGCCTCGGCATCCTGGAGGCCGGGCAACTGAAGCCCGACCTCGTCGATGCATGTACGAACATCAGCATGGGCACGGCGCTGTTTGCCAAGGTCTACCGGATCGTCACCAAATGGTATGGCAATCCAACCAACAACGATGTGCTGCCGCAGGTACTCGACGATGCCATCATGGCTTGGGAGACGGGGTATTTCGAGGGGGTGGCGGTGTTTCGGGCACCCGATCCCAAAGACATAAAATTGCTAGAGCCAATCCAAAATTGGCCGCCGGAGCAGGCGACGGATGATGTCAATCATCAACGCCAGGGTCATGAACAATCGCAAATGTCAGACGCCGATGCCGAAAACGACCCCAATAGAGCAGAAATCCGCGTCGACCTTTCCGGAATTGGTCGTTCCAGATGA
- a CDS encoding helix-turn-helix transcriptional regulator produces the protein MELKQQMLLLSSLKTVRRAGSVNDLNAAISEVRDRYGFAHLVFLLVKPANHPNIEPLFCATYPEEWTSLYLRNNYLESDPVIQFSQKGFLPYDWSGIERTSETARAFFKEANAFGVGVNGLTVPIRGPGGERSLFSATSNLLGREWRALRTSSKNDLLVLSHFFHEKVLTVSRLRKTNAYRTLSKREQQCLQLLASGIVPKRIASQLQLSESAVRLYLRSGRGKLNARTMYQAIARASFLEIIQTR, from the coding sequence ATGGAACTTAAGCAACAGATGCTTTTGCTTTCTTCGTTGAAGACTGTGCGAAGGGCTGGCAGCGTCAATGACTTGAACGCAGCTATTTCTGAGGTGCGTGATCGGTACGGTTTCGCCCATTTGGTGTTTTTGCTGGTGAAGCCCGCAAACCACCCAAACATCGAGCCTCTGTTTTGTGCAACATATCCAGAGGAATGGACTTCTCTTTATCTTCGGAACAATTACCTGGAGAGTGACCCCGTCATTCAATTCTCACAGAAAGGCTTCCTTCCCTACGATTGGTCCGGCATCGAACGGACCTCTGAAACAGCGCGTGCGTTTTTCAAGGAGGCGAACGCGTTCGGTGTTGGTGTCAATGGATTGACAGTCCCCATCAGAGGTCCCGGTGGTGAGCGCAGTCTTTTTTCAGCGACTTCGAATCTTCTGGGAAGAGAATGGCGCGCATTACGGACATCGAGCAAAAACGATCTTCTGGTCCTTTCCCATTTCTTTCACGAGAAAGTTCTCACGGTGTCGAGGTTACGAAAAACGAACGCATACCGCACGCTGTCCAAACGTGAGCAACAGTGCCTCCAACTGCTGGCCAGCGGCATCGTGCCCAAGCGCATTGCATCGCAGTTGCAGCTCTCGGAGAGTGCTGTCCGCCTTTATCTCAGATCAGGTCGAGGCAAACTCAATGCTCGGACAATGTATCAGGCGATCGCCAGAGCAAGCTTTCTGGAAATAATCCAGACGCGATAG
- a CDS encoding class I SAM-dependent methyltransferase: MADSLTIEAWKKAPRLNAFASFFERTASGKGGSPGLGVPEPAMNLLCYDLDCMTFWDTHRRLWGHFDSHYFASIPYRLEEECRLAVAILSFGHKAWARSGRAATVYTLGAGAGTLARALARLGDGRLKTLNCSPTNGNRVCFFAKRGSDDASFYHGPFFELDDERYASDEALRPFRDGYDILLEDTTFQMYGRDRENQTAFIAPRLREGGVLVQVQKLKNPKPDVYLAREIQKDEIFKSKFFSTAQIIEKQRDVLETMVDFQVDLETSGSALQSYFRYSVVTWNSGNFYTIVSSNSLGSIRDFCASMLRPAIPEEFCYEPLPRIIINDEKDPIRADWTWRTPHSIRGEATTGTSSGVSE, encoded by the coding sequence ATGGCTGACAGCCTGACCATAGAGGCGTGGAAAAAAGCGCCGCGTCTCAACGCATTTGCGTCCTTTTTCGAAAGAACGGCGAGTGGCAAGGGAGGGTCACCCGGTCTGGGTGTACCAGAGCCTGCGATGAATCTGCTGTGTTACGATCTGGATTGTATGACATTCTGGGACACTCATCGGCGGTTATGGGGTCATTTCGACAGTCATTATTTTGCGAGCATCCCGTATAGATTGGAGGAAGAGTGCCGCCTTGCCGTTGCGATTCTGTCGTTTGGCCACAAGGCATGGGCGCGCAGTGGGCGTGCTGCGACAGTTTACACATTGGGTGCTGGTGCTGGCACCCTTGCCAGAGCGCTGGCAAGGCTTGGGGACGGACGCCTGAAAACGCTCAATTGCAGCCCGACGAACGGTAATCGTGTTTGCTTTTTTGCCAAGCGAGGAAGCGATGATGCCAGCTTCTATCATGGTCCATTCTTTGAGCTGGATGATGAGCGCTATGCGTCGGATGAGGCTCTTCGTCCCTTCCGGGATGGATATGATATCCTGCTCGAGGACACGACGTTTCAGATGTATGGGCGCGACAGAGAAAATCAAACCGCCTTTATCGCACCAAGGCTTCGCGAAGGCGGGGTGTTGGTACAGGTGCAGAAGCTTAAGAACCCAAAACCAGACGTCTATCTTGCGCGTGAGATTCAAAAGGATGAGATCTTCAAATCGAAGTTTTTTTCTACCGCGCAGATTATCGAAAAGCAGCGCGATGTGCTTGAGACGATGGTAGATTTTCAGGTCGATCTCGAAACCTCGGGATCTGCTCTCCAATCATACTTTCGGTACAGCGTTGTCACCTGGAACAGTGGGAATTTCTACACGATTGTCTCATCCAATTCCTTGGGCTCGATCCGCGATTTTTGCGCGTCGATGCTAAGGCCGGCGATACCAGAAGAGTTTTGCTATGAGCCGCTACCACGCATCATCATCAATGATGAAAAAGATCCCATCCGGGCAGACTGGACCTGGCGCACACCGCATTCAATTCGTGGCGAGGCCACAACGGGAACGTCCTCAGGTGTAAGTGAATGA